The sequence tatgtgcacgcacgcacacacatacgtgcacgcacgcacgcacacacacacacacacacacacacacacacacacacacacacacactataattacaatgtacatttttcttGATTCAATTATTAGATTATAATATACTGAAACACTGTCCCGATAGTAAGCTTGtttaataattttcatataattgaTAGATTGCAACATCATTAGCAATATTAATAAACGTCATTTTTTGACCGTTTTTTTTGTGTTAGTGTCAggaattataatatatatatatacatatatatatatatatatatatatatatatatatatatatatatatatatatatatatatatatatatatatactattacgcttacgctctgccactgcggtatagagcactgtcttagcagattgatactcaccgagtatatatatatatatatatatatatatatatatatatatatatatatatatatatatatatatatatatatatatatatatatatatacacacacacatacatacatacacacatacatacatacatacatacatacatacatacatacatacatacatacatacatacatacataaataaatataatatatgcatatatatatatatatatacggtctcactggagagaacagtgcccAATGCAATATTAGCAGAGTATTATAGTCACCCTGCTTAATCATCCTATGAAATGGTTCTCGTAGTATCtccacagtttttttttttttttttttttttttttttaattatttttttattttccaaaagaaTATAGTAACAACAAAAAGGAAGGAAAAGAAAAGGAGAAAGGGTTACATTGCACGGTATAAATTGCTATAAAATGCTATAAAGTGATTGGAATCCTATAATGCAGAAGTATCACTCGATTCTTAGATTGTCCCACTTGTTCGAGCAAATTTCTAGCTTATTTTTCCTCTTCGCTATAAAAATCTCTGTCTCTCTAGCGATTCTGACATTTACTttgacaagattgaatgaaGGAATAGCTTTCCTAATTTTGCAATCATAGACTGTTTTTTTGACAATCAAAATAAGATGGTTGAACAGTATGTTGAATGATGGGTCACCAAGAAGTATCTGCTTAGTAGACAATGTCAATGGTGAATTAATAGCTTTCCCCCACAAGAGAAGAAAGCTTTTccaaataacaacaacacattcacatttaacaaacaaatgaacaaggGTTTCATCCTCCATATTGCAAAATGTACAGTAGCTACTGTTGACTCTCGGGGGATTCATACGACATAACACATAAtttgtatagagtatattatgtaaaattttaAACTGAAATTCTTGGAGCTTTGAATTCATCGTCGTCCAAAAAGGCAAggtaaagatttttgaccactCATCGTTTTGGATGTCAAGAAAActtgcaaaataaattttagcCTTAGGGGGGATAAAGTAATCTGATGTCAATCTTTTCCTGATATGCCTAGTTTTGCATTCATTAAGACGTGTTAGTTTGCCACAATTAAGAAAACCAATTGGTATCTCTGGCCTTACAATCTCTGCCTTGCCCTTTTTCCATGGAGTCGGAATCGAATGCAAAATACCGTACCAACATAAAAGATTATTGTGATTACACCCTAGACGAGAGAGTTCCTCCCAGCCTTTCAACTTATTTTCTTCGTTAAAAATATCAGCAACAAATACAATTCCTATTCCGTATAAAAACTGGTTAAATACAGACTTATGATTCACGAGAATTTCTGAATTGTTCCAGATAACTTGGTGTTCTGTAGGGAAATTAGAAATATAATTGATTTCACTCCAACACACAAGGCTTTCTTTAAAGAAACTTGGAAGTACAACTGGCAATAAATTGACATTATAATTACATCGCAAAATAAGCTTACCACCAATAGGCCTCAGAAAGAAGTCTAATATTAATTTCCATGGGTGTTTGAAATCATCAACATGGTATCTACTTAGCCAAGTTACTCTGAAGGCCTTGTACAAAGCAAAAATATCAATCATACCTAACCCCCCTTCATTAATATCACCAATCAATGTGTTTCTACTAATTCTATCCGGACCTTTCCATATGAAACGGTGAATATGACTATTTAAAATCTTAATATCCCTTTTCTTGACTTGGATGAGattaaaaatatacagaaactttGGGATGATAAGTGACTTTATGATTTGAATCTTACCAATCAAAGTTAGCCCTCTAGAGTTCCACAGGTTGAGTAAACGATGCATAGACTTAAGCGGGGCCGATATATTTTCCGAATATGCAAGTGAAGTGTTGTAGGAAAAGAATATTCTCCACAGTTaccatttcaaatatttataacaAAACGTATTGTAATTCTTGTTGCATAGCAACAGATCGTCACCTAATGACAACTTAACGAGCGGCAGCAGCGACAGATCGACAAGGTCCTGCAACAAATGGCTTTCCTAGTAAGGGAAAGTAACGTTAACATTCTACCCCGACTTAGGGATACCCATGCTCATAACATTTGCAGCGAGCGTTCATCGGGAGCACCAGAGGAGCACCATCAGTATGTTAGACTTACGTCATCTGCCCTACACTCTACAGCTACGTGATACATACGGTGACTGGCCGGCATTTTAGGTCATTGTTATCGATCCGTAACTACCTGTACAACGTGAAATCTCTCCGGTATGATGTCAGACTCAGACAAAAAATGCGCCAGGTTTATTGGTTACAAAAAGCTGAAGAGATTCATCGTGGAATACGAACCTCAAGGTAAAAACGTTATTATAACATGATATCCATCGATAGAACACCTGTGTAATGTTAGGCGGCACTTTTTCAATTGAAGTAACCgttcatcaaatattttgttttcagcGTGATGTTTGCAGacttattaaaattaaaataccaCTATATTCTATCAGAGAAAGGcaatgtgtttacatgtaattgggTAGCCTGTTGtgtgtaactatggcaacagcATGGCATAACGACAGAACAGTGAACTTACAAACGATTAGTCtctcctaatacatccatgattaaACATACCGATGAACCATGACGGCCACCTGTTGAATCGGTCGGTTTATTTTGCATTCAAAGTTCTGATATGTACCCGGTTCACCTCTGTTGTCGAAGGTACCGTTTTTAAGTTTCGGATAGCAAATATGTAGACGTACGAACAGTATACTGTTATATATAACTGTCTACAGTTAGATTCAGGGACAAACAGATGGATCACAAGCGGACCTGTCCGTTAGGTTCCGGGCACaactgaatattttatatagcaAGCTTACGCCGGACTCACAAACCGCTTTACAAGGTCCATCGAACAACCATGTCTttgcacacacactcacaaactCGAGATGTGGCTAGCGTAGAGTGGGTAGATGATATATTGCTAGTAATGTTATCGCGCCTTactgtgtttattatttttaggTTTATGTGTTAATAATGAACTATTGATTAGTTGGACCCTTGCTCCAtgtaacataaacaaaataccTTCGATAAAAAGGTACGGTTTACAGTGGCAACCTCGCATCTATCAATTACCAAGTCAGTTGATATTGACGCCTGGCAACTGATGTGTGTACATTCATATGATATCAttattgtacataatttataaCAAAATCGGTCTCCTGTATCGAGTTTTTACCAGAAATAAAATGTGTAGTTTAAAGCTAGACCATAGACTCACTACCCAGATAGCTAGTCAGACTTATCGACTAGACGGTAAAACATCATACATGAATTTAATACAATATAACAATGACAGCGTCTACACTCAATATTTACGCTTCGTTGTTTTCAAAAGAATTgggttaaaccatagacaatagaggggGGGGGCTATTACTTACGGAGGGACGATCTTCTTTTCAGTTTGTTCATGTATAATAAATAGAACAACATAGACATACATAATCTATGTTCATTTGTCTACAAGTCTCTTTTTCTTCATGAAATGTTAAACATTTCATGCCACAGTGTGTTGAACTACGAAATTCCgttgtattgtatgaaatacTATATATCCATTAGGTATACATGATTTTTATTGCATAGCAAAAGGTACatcacagggtaaaggacaaataatcaattttgttctcgcaattttccggatttctaatattatatGTTATCTATATTTCAACTGACGTTTTAAATATTGCAACCATaaccattagtcggatcagtagatgtttacactcactttGTAATGTGTTAATTGGACAATTAGCCCttgagtttgttctaggattagcaatctacTAATTAACCGCAATGTttgtaaactctgataagacagtgatgaaggaggaaataggaaaaaaaaacagtgagaggaaacaataatTTTGGTGGCAATATTTaaatctttatttgaaatatagagaaaataatatcGGAAATCCAGAAATTCATGAGAAAAAAACTGATTATTCTTTCTTTACCCTATGGGTATACATGGTGTGTTCTAcaagtacttgtctgtggttctaCTGAAATGAACATATAGCTAAGGAATACTTAAGTTATTGGAAAAATCAAAACTGATGTTCAATGATATAGTTCAGCATTGGGGAATATTAAGGACAGCCCTTCTATGTTATCATGTGCTACAAACATAACTGAACACACTAAAATATGTTTTCACATAACGCTTTTGAAGGTATGatcattattattaacattatactagagtACCCTAAGTAAAGTATTTGAACTAAGGTAAAAAAGGCTTTCAAACTAATACATAACAGGGGTGGGATAGAGACGGGAGTCAAATGACTAACTGTGAAATACATTACAATTGTTAATCTCCACTCAACCTTATTTCATTGGCTAAGCTTATAAaatggagagaaaaaaaaacccaaaataaaaacactataTGTTTACACTTGGGCActttacttttcaaaataatcattgTTGGAATAGCTAAAATAAAACGTCCTTTACAGACAACAAACACCTCACtcaaatattttgttcagtTTTCAATTTGGGGTTACCTCAgattgtatatgtgtattgtatgtatagCGATGCACAGTGCCAGTTTACACTGCTTAGAGCTATGTATGATGTACTTTCAATTTCTTCTGTATATACTCTTGGGAATATATTCACTTTTGTATACTAAACAAAGGCAATGTAGTATTTGCTGAGGGTCAGGTACTATTAACTGATAATTGAAAGTTGGGGGCATGTAATTCAAGCTTTACCTGCTAACCACATTGTTCGTTTGTGCTTCTATTGTTGTGTGTACAGCTATATTTTTTCTACAACATAAATTGTCtcatatatttttcaaaaaattcaagTATTGTAAATTTTGAGTGGCTAGACTAGATAAGTTaatctgtaattattttctaGCCTCCCAACCTTCATTTTTGCTATAGGTGAATAAagatttaattcaattcaataggcctttccaaaatttgccatggtggcgctctacttcctgtctgtatgtaccttgggggtatacatggtataggttacttggttaatcatagagcaatgctgctttcctcaatatctgaacaatacgaaaaacatccctgatttacacttctacagaataccaagggacaaagctcttaagaaacagtactatgacGTGATGATACCctcaatttgagtgagggcgctgtattctcaatttcctgtttgaagTCTGGAAACAATTGTAATCATCAAAGACTATAACATTAGAGACAGTGCCCCATATTTGTTTTTAAGAACATAACATCTTTTACACTTCATCgattcttttttcttcttttcaggCATTTCCCTTGAATATGAACAGGACAAAAATGAGAAAACAAAAGAACTTGAACTGCCAGAGATAAATAATGAGTAAGTTTTATCAATCTGACTGGCGTGAAAGATATAGTTGTTGAACTTGGTACGTAAGAATAATTGAAGAACTGCACACAATTTGAGATAACCATCTTGCATTCACCAGCACACTAACAGGgatgtttacattattgtattgattgattaattcacttattgattgattgattgattgattgattgattgatatttcaGGACTGACTTGGACAAGACAGCAGATGATCTAGCAAAAACAGATAAATTAATTACGCCATCACGGAAAGCTGAACTCAGACTAAATCTGGCTAGACTACAGGTTGCtaaaaataataacagtaaCTTTAGTATTTTCAAGGTGAGCTTCATTTTGAATAAAAGGAAGACTGTCTGCAACTTTTaagtatttttcatcattttttgttTCCTGATAAAatgttacttatattttacccttcactgtcacttgtttaatgactagtagtcacTGATAAACCTCCCATCATATCaactgctgtgatactgtaTTCTCATACTATATGAAGTCATTTTAGTCTTATATGTATATTAGACtacagtatcacagcagttTATATGGTAGGAGTTTTGCTCGTGGCTGCTGGTTGTTAGACAAGTGATAGTGAAGGGTAAAATATAAGTACCGTCCTTTTATTTGGAACTTTGGTTTTCAATGAAATTCGTCCCCAAGGTGACATATTTCTACTTTAATTGCTACTTTTAGtcataaatgtatcattttcttcaaataaacAGGAAGTTAAGGGGCACAGTGACAAAGTGACCTGTGTTGCCGTGGCAAAGAATGGTGATAAATTTGTCAGTAGCAGTTCagataaaacatgtaaaatatgGAATCTGAAAACAGGAGAGGAACTACATAATCTGGAAGGACATGGGGATATAGTTAGTGTTATTGCACTTAGTAAAAGTGGGTAAGttatatgtatgtgcataagTAACTGTAACATATATTAATGATCACATATCTGAAATGTATTATTCATTTTTGCTTGTATTAAATTTGCACTACATGGAAATGAGGGCATATATAATGCCCTTCAGTTTTATACTGAAGGGTATATGCActcaggactcatgaatattcagtgtgcaaccatgaatacattatttctgctgactcccatgatgcaatagcccaccgcaaagataccctataaaggcacaacatcaacttgatgtttttatgaaatcacaagtaattgtaggtgatgtgaaAGCGTGAAATGACTCGCCAGaacatataatttatgaaaatgacttcatttcctgcCCTTTTATacgtactgtacatgtaattattagtattttaacaattttcgtTGAATGTATTGTTGGTTTTTCTGATcaagaaaataatattcaagTCACAGCTAGTGTGTCAAACTTTTACTGCAAACAGTACAGTCTTCCTTATCTCAATTTGTTTTAATACAGAGATAAACTTGCCACTGGTTCCCATGACAACACCTGTAAACTTTGGAACACGGAAACTGGTAAATGTGAGCATACCCTGAAAGGACATAAAGATATTATTGTGAGTAtcatgtagtattatgtagtcaCCACACAAAGTGAAAATTCAAGCAAAATTcgtttttcaatgaaatacatatgtaatatgtagTTATGGTTTATATTTGCTATGTATGTAAatcaacaaattacacatttttataccattcataatttattcaattgtcaTGTTGACTTATCTCCCTTCAGACGTGTATGTTATTTAATCCCTCCAGTAATGTATTGGCTACAGGTAGTCATGACAACACTGCTAAACTGTGGAATGTGCAAAGTGGTAAAGAAATTCACACATTAACAGTGAGTAAATTAAAATCTTAAAATCTTGGTTTATATCaattaaacaatatataaattgATTATAATGTCTcgtgcagttgtgctacaacactaTTGGCAGTGCCTCTCTCTCTATTTGCACAAGTTTGTCGGGCAAATGTCAGAGTTTGCCTCATAATTTAAATCAATCTTTGCACACAAATCCATCTCAtcctatccattcatccattcatccatccatccatccattcatccatccatccatccattcatccatccatccatccattcatccatccatccatccatccatccatccatccgttcatccatccgtccatccattcatccatccatccattcatccatccatccatctcatCCAATCCATCTCATCCAATCCATCTCATCcaatccatccatacatccatccatccattcatccatccattcagcCATCCATCTCTAAAAATCAAATTacaactttttatgtgattttccattttttttttatttcagggTCATACAGGTCCAGTAGTTtccttgacctttaacctcatTGGTGATCACCTGATCACCAGTTCTCATGATGGTCTAGCAATATATGAAGTGAAGACAAGCAAGTAAGTGTTTGTTGCCATGGCTACACacaaatgaagaaaataaaaagGGTAGGGCGGGTGGGAGAAATGATGCACTTTATGAAGTAATTAAAGtgtgtattacaaattacatgtaagtcaTGTATCATTTTTAAATTTAGATCTAAAAATCtcatttttaatgaaaatttacaagattttaattttttttacaaataacaaacaaaatagcTTCGCATCTTTATATTGATTAAAAAATCATTGTATATATAGCATTTTTTTGTCTCttacaattgttatttttatacaaaattaaacttttttttatttggttcTTGTAACAGTCGTCTCCATACCCTGAGTGGACATGAAGGTGAAGTATCATTTGTGATTTTGAGTCCTGATGGTAAAATTATTGCAAGTGCATCAAAGGACAAAACTTGTAAATTATGGGACTACAACTCTACTGAGTCCATAGAATGTACTGCTACCATGACGATGGAGAATGACATTGAtgacatgacctttgaccccaaagGTCAACATCTTGCCGTAGCTCTACAAGGTGGTAAGTTCAGAAGTGAAGAAGGTACTGTTAAATAGTTCATGAAAGCTATGAAATCAAAAATCTTAAAAAAATAGCCCTGGTTGAGGTGCAAAACTACTAGGAAATCATATCCATTGAAATTGGTGAAAAAACCCCCCAAactttttcacaattttcacagaGACAATTTCTTGTAAAATTGCAGTAAAAGATGAAAGAATTGAAGTTGATTTCTTTAATAAAGAGAAGATATACATTAAActacatttttataattttgaatcGAAATCGATGACAAAACCTTTGATTTGAGATTAAGATTGACATTAAAATTTTTTCTTACAGAATGATTTTTTAACACTTTTTGACAAAGAACCGTTTTGAGaacccatactagtaaatgTAAAAGaataggtgtacatgtactttaattccatcattcaaattaatattataGAATTATTTACTaaaaattaatacatatatagAAATATCCCCTCCAGAACATTCTTGTACTTCCATGGATCACAAATGTTAGTGAAAAATGATCATAGACTTGGGAATAAAAGAAAATGATGTTATTCTTAAAATGTTTGAGATATaacaatgtttttattattttaattggTAGGTTCTGCTAAGGTATACAAGACAGAAACACAGGAAGTAGTTTGTGAACTCAAAGGACATGAAGGAGACATAACACAGGTATGTCATAtccgggggaggggggggggtgagggggggggaTACCAGTTGGCAGCTCATTTTGGGACATGGCACAGTTATGTGGTAAATGTCAATGGACCACagtttagaccaagcaaaataaaattgGAAATAGTGCAGAGTggatcccattttagactcttcagctcaaaaaaaccaacagaccccattttagaccaaagggctagaaaatgcaccccaaagtttggcacatatacgtatactcaaataTGGGGAGTAGCTCCCCAGATACCATATACCTTAACATGAATGGTACAAATAAGTCGATCTGCACCACACAAAGTGATGGCCAGGGTAGGGAtgtactatacatatacatgtatacttgctTTACATGACTATATCAACACAGTACAATTGTATAATAAAATGATATGTTTTTAGAAGTAATAATTACGAGTAACTAATTAATGTTATTGGCCACtttgatgtttattttgatCTTTTATTGTTTAGTTTCCCACTGATTTCTCATTTTGCTGTTCTGTAGATGGTTTTCAACCCCCAGGGTGACAAGCTACTTACAGCCAGTAAAGATAAGACTGTAAGGCTTTGGAATGCACAAAGTGGGGAGTCATTACAAGTAATGGAAGGGCATACAGATGAAGTCACATGTTGTAAATTTAACTACATTGGAGATTGTATCGTTACAGGTAAGAACATGATTGCTGTTGTTATTCTAACAATATGGACTCAAACTTTATTTCTTCAACCACCAATTTTGAGGTTAACTAGTTCATGCAGttaatattaatgtttttgTCTCTTCCATCactgttgacatacatgtatgttcacacCTGCCCATAACTAGCTAAGTTTGCTCAACAttaacatgcatgtacatttgtattacaagAAAGATTTTAGTCAATTTTAACTGTGTACTAAtttaccaaccaaccaaccaaccaaccaaccaaccaacccacccacctgccccccccccccatacacacacacacacacacacacaccaaccaaccaactaaccaatcaAAACAAGCAACCCACCTACCCCTTATCTAAATATCTACACATtagaatacatttgcataattattcaTAACATTATCATTGAATCATGGGTAATTCTGTTTTCTCACCAGGCAGTCAAGATGGTACCTGTATTGTATGGCAATAGGATGTCTATGCAAGGGGAGCATTGAACAAGACATCTCAGTGTAGAACTTATAGCATTGGAACAATCTATCACTCAAAACTTACAAGTATAGAATGTACATgaaagaacaatttagatttaaAATGCAATCAAAATTTAGATTATAATTGTTCTCTGTATGTATCTTTAACTCACgtaaaaatatttaatcaaGAACATTATTTTACTTATATACTTTATACTTTAGCCTATttcattgttgttttctttaatATCTTTAGTACACTTATGTACCAAAATAGAATTGTCCTTTGTACAATTGACTGTGGGGGCACTGTttttcctgtctgtgtgtcccatGGGGGTATTATGTTTGCTGTTACATTGCAAATGATGAGGATTTCAGGTCcacactatatatatgtataggcAATGaagttatttatattttcatattagtAGATCAGACAAGGAATTTGAAATTGACCCAGGCCATGaaaaacatttgtatatttgaatgATTTACAAAAGTTATAACAtgcaagcagttcaaagttttttagcattgagctttcatTCATTCTGTCTTGGTCAACAACTTCCTcattagaatgacaaattccatagatacagctgaccactaggtggcggtatatATAATCAGCCGATTGTAGATGTTATGTAGTTCGATACCCCCATCTCTGTTGCATGTTGATCACCtcgtggtcagctgtaactatggaatttgtcattcattctgatgaggatactgccacctagtggtcagctgtaactatcaaatttgttattctgatgaggatcgtagaccaagacagatcgaaagctcaacGCTAACAAATTTCAAACTATTTGTGTGTTATAAACACATGCAGCTGATGAACATATTTGGTCTGTAAATCCTGGCTGAGGTTCAAAAGTGACACCTTACAAAAGCAAGTTTCAGTAATTAATATGGGACGGGAACAGTTTGAACTTTTCGAAGAAACCTGACTAAATGTACGCAATCATAAACATACACTATTTGATGTAGATACCttgttgtaatttgtaaaagtGACAGATCTAAACTTGTCACTATTTATCTGTGAATATTGTTGTTTTATCCTAAAACCTTGTCTGTGTGACTTTCATAATTTACATCACAAAATTGCAGTATTTTATGTTATACTACACAGAATTTTTGAAACTCTtgtaaaatatcatattacGAATTAAATATATGCATTCTTTATcctaaattgtttttatttattttttcttgtatCTTTAGTCACGGGGGAAATCATTAATTaaaacatgattataaccaCGTAGTAGATTGAAAATCTCTCCTAGATTATActgtattggtattttaacgTGTGATTGAAACACATCTCTATGTGTTGTATATCACCTGTGTGGGCATGTCAACATGAAGTGTGTATCCTGTGTAACTTCAAGATTACTGGAACTTCCAGAGAAAGACCTCTTAATATATTTTGCATCTCAGACATTTTGCGATCATCCCTGAGTCTGTGTCTATTTCGGCTTGTCGACACCAATGTTACCACCCTAAAAAGTTCCACAAGGCACACATGTTAAAATAACTAACAGAGTCAGAGACCATAACCTTAGGAaagaaaattttatttttatattgcaAAAATGTCTATACAAATGTTCTAGTTTTAAGTACATAGCAAACAGATATAAGCAGACATTTAGTGTACTGAGAGGTCTTCACACtgtgacaacaacaaaacatcaaATATCCACCCCTATTTCCTTGCTAAATGAAATGGCCCTAGCTACTTGTATTAATAGGACATTCCATTGTCTCAGGAATAGGGGTGAAATACAAAACTTTTCATCCCCATTTCATCATAACATAGAATGTTGTCATTTGTTTGCATGGCTTGACTGCCAACTTGGATCATTCCATTTTTGATAGAAATATAGTTTGACCCTGAAAATTTTCATCTCACCTTCATCTGATAATGGAATGCTCTTGTTAGACCATTCCATTGCCAATGAAACAGATATAGAACACAAACGGGTCAACCCATATTTCCTTGCATAATGGTACATCCCTAGCTACCTGCATTGCCTAGATCATTCCATTACTAGTGAATTAGGGATGACACACACAAGACTTGTACATTTTGCACTCAACACATTACATAATTCTTATTTTACCCATCAAACTATTTACACAAATTTTGACTTCTTTCTTCTGGTAAAAAAACCACACTCTGAAAATCTCTGTACCTTACTTGCTTTTATATTTTAAACAACAAATGACTTGTTTTGTTTACTGAATGACTTCACAATTCACAAACTTTGGATCAAATTTTTGCATTTGGCTGTCTAAAATGGAAGTAAACCCTTTAAGCTTGACAGCCTATACATGTTGATGAATTATGTAATTACATAGGGTTACAGATACcaagtcatgaaagggttaaacttCATGCATCTAACGTAATTAAGTTACGGCTGTCTATTTTGGACTAGAGGAGGCTCCAATATCTATCCACATCCATGCCTTCAATAATATTAGTGACAATGTATTTGTGCGTTACCAGTTATAATGGTAATGGAACCTTCGGTTTAAGATAGGCGCAAATCTAAATCTAGGAGGGAGGAGTCTAAACTTCCAATCAGCGACTGCTCAGTGTTCATAGCACTATGAGATAATAAATGTTCTTCCTCTgaggaggagggggaggggagagtCTAGACTTCCAACCAGCAATTGCCCATGTGGTCGATGTGCCTAAAACTCCATGATTTTCAC comes from Glandiceps talaboti chromosome 11, keGlaTala1.1, whole genome shotgun sequence and encodes:
- the LOC144442846 gene encoding uncharacterized protein LOC144442846 translates to MMSDSDKKCARFIGYKKLKRFIVEYEPQGISLEYEQDKNEKTKELELPEINNETDLDKTADDLAKTDKLITPSRKAELRLNLARLQVAKNNNSNFSIFKEVKGHSDKVTCVAVAKNGDKFVSSSSDKTCKIWNLKTGEELHNLEGHGDIVSVIALSKSGDKLATGSHDNTCKLWNTETGKCEHTLKGHKDIITCMLFNPSSNVLATGSHDNTAKLWNVQSGKEIHTLTGHTGPVVSLTFNLIGDHLITSSHDGLAIYEVKTSNRLHTLSGHEGEVSFVILSPDGKIIASASKDKTCKLWDYNSTESIECTATMTMENDIDDMTFDPKGQHLAVALQGGSAKVYKTETQEVVCELKGHEGDITQMVFNPQGDKLLTASKDKTVRLWNAQSGESLQVMEGHTDEVTCCKFNYIGDCIVTGSQDGTCIVWQ